AGTTCTTCACCATTGGCAGTAACCCCTATTGATAGGATTTCTTCTCTTCCACAGGCAATGCCCTTTAATTGGATAGTCCCTTCTAGTTCGGCATTTTCTTCAGGTTCTGTAAAAACAAAGGCTGGGCGATTTTCATTACCGCTGGGTTTATCAAATTGTTTATCCACGCCAGTGGATTGTATGGTCGTTACCCCATCACTAATGGTTCCCTGTAGTAGTCTGGTTGTTAAATCTTTGTTCACACTCAATAGATCTAAACGATAAATGATTTGTTTCGTCACTTTGCCATTGGCGCTTCCCGTTACCTCGCTCAGTTTCGTAACTCCGCAGATCGGGTCCGTGAGCTTCATGTCTTCCACATGCGCGTTGTCTTCGCCATCGAGGGTGATGATGAGATCGGGCCCTTGCTGGGGATCGGTGCTGATCTTGAGGGTTGGTGGTTGGGGGACGCTTGTCTTATCGGTTGGGCTGACTTTGTCTTTCAATTCTTGGTAAGTACTCCAGCCATCGTTGTCGGGGTCTAAATCGGGCAAAATGCCTTGGCTTATCGATGCGCTGATATTGGGGTCTTGTTTGTCGACTTCATAACGAATGTCTGAGCTGGTGAAGCTTACGGTTTCGGGGTTACCATCGCCGATCTCTTTTTCTACTTCAGCGTAGGCAAAGGCGATTGGCTGGCCTGGGGTTAAATATTGAAACTCGATGATGAATTTATACGTCTTGCCGCCGGGGAGTTTGAAGCTCTTTGCTTTGACGGTGCCGGTGATTTCATCGACCTGCATGGTAGTATCGTGGACTTTGGTTTGGGTGGGCAATTCGTAAACGCGTAGTTGGGCGGCTAGCCAGGGGGTGGCTTGAGCGCTTAGGTCTTGGCTCCATCGGCTGGGGATGGGTATGGATAGGGTGTCATGGGGTGTTGAGGGGGTGGTGCAGGAAGTGAAGAAAAGAAGAAGAAAACAGAAGTAAAACGGAAGATTCTTCGCCCTGCTGGGCTCTGAATGACATGATAGGCTTGACATGGCACTTTGCTCCCTCGTTGCCTGCTATATATGGTTCCATAGCGGGACTCAAGGGGGTTTTGTGGCATTGTATTGATTCTGTGGGGCGGCTTTGCTAGGGGGGTACATGTTTAAAATACGCTTTATTTGCGTTATTTTTTTAGTTGTACTTATAAGTGGAGCGGCTCAAGGTTTTTCGATAAAGCAAAGCCGGTTTTTTTATGCTGGGGATGGAGTTTTGGTGCTTGATCGTAAGATTCGGTTTCGGGATGTGCAAGGGAATTATCTTGAACCAGGGTTAAAGGAAATTCACCGGGCTTTTGGGGCGCCTTGGGCCCTGCCTTATGAAAGGCTTTCGCTGCGTTTCATTGAAATGCTCGATTATTTGCAAGAGCAATTTAATCATGGGGCCTTCTCGATACGCTCGGGGTATCGTAGCCCCAATGCAAATCAGAGCTTGCGAAAAAAAGGCAAACTGGCGGCCATGAGTAGCATGCATATTGAAGGGGCGGCGGCGGATTTATATTTGCAAGGTGCTTCTTCGCAAAAAATATTTGCCACCGTGCGAGATTGGCAATGTTGTGGGATTGGATATTACGGGTCACAGCATTTTCATCTTGATACGGGCCCGGCGCGCTGGTGGGATCAAAACACCTCGAAAACAGAATCCCAAGCGCCACAAGAA
The nucleotide sequence above comes from Deltaproteobacteria bacterium. Encoded proteins:
- a CDS encoding DUF882 domain-containing protein encodes the protein MFKIRFICVIFLVVLISGAAQGFSIKQSRFFYAGDGVLVLDRKIRFRDVQGNYLEPGLKEIHRAFGAPWALPYERLSLRFIEMLDYLQEQFNHGAFSIRSGYRSPNANQSLRKKGKLAAMSSMHIEGAAADLYLQGASSQKIFATVRDWQCCGIGYYGSQHFHLDTGPARWWDQNTSKTESQAPQENEKIIIQTTQDIYFLGEKIDLQFMRVTNYPIDVNKTVTVESKNKSLKLDLRSDMTNLNACMTLKNRSEGRQLSIHLPEKKLEAGRYQIKITFCNKRDYAKMPGEIVSNVFEVGR